The Acidobacteriota bacterium genome segment GGACGTAATCCGAGACATTCCTTTCCCTGTAGGCCAGCACATCGACCTTTCCGTACGATTGATATTCTCCGGCCACATAATTCTCGAGACTCCCGCTCTCGGCCTTGGCTTTCACAGCTTCAACAACGTCACGGTCCGCGCTGCGGCAAATGTCCTGCATTTGCCGGCCATGGGCGCGTGCGAACTCCAGGATCTCGGCGACAAAGGCGAAGTGGGCATAGATTTTGCGTTCGAAGGATTCGTGGCCGGGTGATTCGGCCAGGATGGTCATCCGGTTCCGCAGGCCGTAGGCGTTGGCTACAAACTTCGCCTCGTTCGACCACCAGCCCTCAAGATGCGACCAAATCTTCGGCGGCCATTCCTGATCGAAACCGCAATGCGTGAACATCTCAAGGCCGAAGTTTCTGCGCGCGGATTCGCGGACGGCCGGGAACAGCGTGTCGAAGACATAATTGCGCGGACCGGGATGGGCGGTCGGCACGGTGCACGTGGCATAGCCCATGGCGTAGCCGTGCTGAACCCGGCCCATGGCGTGACCGTCATAGATCAGAATGGGGTCCCAGCGGTTGAAAATCGTTCGATAAAGTCCCATGATTTCGATAGTATCCACCTTGACCGCGTCCCGATTGAGGTTAAGGTTTTGGGAGTTGCTGTTCACCCCGAGGAGATGGGGTGTCCCGTGGTTCAGGTTCAGGATTTCGTTGCCGTCGACATTGAAGTTGGGGACGACGATGATGACCAGGTTGTCCAGAAGATGTGACATCCGGCCGAAGAGGATCTCGCGCATGATCATCAGGAGCGCCTCCTTGGCTTCGGCCTCGTAGGGGTGGATGTTTCCCTGGAAGTAGACGACGGTTTTTCCGGATTTCTTGGCTTCTTCCGGGGTCGTGACCCTGGGCTTGGCCAAGACGACGGCCGGGCAGTTGCGCCGCATAGGGCTCGTGTACACGTTAAAGACATGGACATGTTCACTGTTCCACC includes the following:
- a CDS encoding M14 family zinc carboxypeptidase, which translates into the protein MKKHFVILFVMAAALTVGFVLDVAAQEIYWGDSVPEGWAGTWPAKDLTIPEKTNFERTSSSTEVLEFINALRWNSEHVHVFNVYTSPMRRNCPAVVLAKPRVTTPEEAKKSGKTVVYFQGNIHPYEAEAKEALLMIMREILFGRMSHLLDNLVIIVVPNFNVDGNEILNLNHGTPHLLGVNSNSQNLNLNRDAVKVDTIEIMGLYRTIFNRWDPILIYDGHAMGRVQHGYAMGYATCTVPTAHPGPRNYVFDTLFPAVRESARRNFGLEMFTHCGFDQEWPPKIWSHLEGWWSNEAKFVANAYGLRNRMTILAESPGHESFERKIYAHFAFVAEILEFARAHGRQMQDICRSADRDVVEAVKAKAESGSLENYVAGEYQSYGKVDVLAYRERNVSDYVPGTSVRAKIPAHMLGPPEVVKGLDFMAKPVGTAKAKMPRGYLIPAELEFVVEKLRTHNIQIDVLEKPVKVSGEEFVVDRIVQRPGGQRQEAPFSLKGGFAPSPVKEFPAGTFRVDMAQPNANTAFYCLEPQAADGFVGWGVLDEHLRSLGADRRSVVYPIYKYFKILE